In a single window of the Ruminococcus albus 7 = DSM 20455 genome:
- a CDS encoding LacI family DNA-binding transcriptional regulator → MKNIKKNEKIICMMLEDVSSDFSRELVKSLANAIPSNRKIRLIVLPGKHDDGKDEENLHRHKTVVNKIFSLSERCDIDGFVIHLGSVNERDKNTPGLYESFMSKIKKVPVVLVASDLKNVITVNYDNESGIREAIEYIANAQGLTKICMLGGRDDNKDARARKQIFIKCLKDYRLQYSEDQFEPSDMTENSVEAAERLLDRNPDVQAIFCVNDSSAKGLYKVLKARDKKIGSDVMVFGFDNTRMSSNLDPPLSSVGADKISLGRRALELLLEMMEGNEVRSDTVPTRLFGRASMPYEMYDYNTIELTKAETSFIYRMFNDCFYRYRLESIDTENVDLKRLFFEFMSPMLISCKHRYMSLETYDELCRMIDKFFDKGAMQYTDSNKLIASIGRVQIGINNASHSQSASTLINRLFSRMKDRAIVTQAKALISREREHTYSRIKLQEFIVSAVGGNGCDSIFRSFDKLGLPNAAVYIFDKPLDLDGENNPTFPEYIYLKCIMRSGDLYMLSEDRQKCRTADIFLRNELSVKSNGYITFPILCGSRAYGLLMCEISDEICENGEFIALELGMSLALKENSP, encoded by the coding sequence ATGAAGAACATTAAAAAGAACGAAAAGATAATCTGCATGATGCTTGAGGATGTCAGCAGTGATTTTTCAAGAGAGCTGGTAAAGAGTTTAGCCAACGCCATACCTTCAAACAGGAAGATAAGGCTTATAGTGCTGCCCGGAAAACACGATGACGGCAAAGATGAAGAAAATCTGCACAGACACAAGACTGTAGTAAACAAGATATTCAGTCTTAGCGAGCGCTGCGATATAGACGGTTTTGTGATACACCTCGGAAGTGTAAACGAAAGGGACAAGAACACTCCCGGACTGTACGAGAGCTTTATGTCCAAGATAAAAAAGGTGCCTGTGGTGCTGGTCGCATCAGACCTGAAAAACGTTATCACGGTGAACTACGACAACGAAAGCGGCATACGCGAGGCGATAGAATATATCGCAAACGCTCAGGGGCTGACCAAGATATGTATGCTCGGGGGCAGAGATGACAACAAGGACGCCCGAGCAAGAAAACAGATATTCATAAAATGCCTGAAGGACTACAGACTGCAATACAGCGAGGATCAGTTTGAACCTTCGGATATGACAGAGAATTCCGTGGAGGCTGCCGAAAGACTGCTGGACAGGAACCCTGATGTGCAGGCGATATTCTGTGTTAACGATTCTTCGGCTAAGGGACTTTACAAAGTACTGAAAGCACGCGATAAAAAGATAGGCTCGGACGTGATGGTATTCGGCTTTGATAATACACGTATGTCCAGCAACCTTGACCCGCCCCTGTCTTCGGTGGGTGCGGACAAGATATCACTGGGACGAAGGGCACTTGAACTGCTGCTGGAAATGATGGAGGGTAACGAGGTAAGATCGGACACCGTACCCACAAGGCTTTTCGGCAGAGCCTCGATGCCATACGAGATGTACGACTACAACACCATTGAACTGACCAAAGCAGAGACTTCTTTCATATACAGAATGTTCAATGACTGCTTCTACAGGTACAGACTGGAATCCATAGACACGGAGAACGTTGACCTGAAAAGGCTGTTCTTTGAATTCATGTCGCCTATGCTGATATCATGCAAGCACAGGTATATGAGCCTTGAGACCTATGACGAGCTGTGCAGGATGATAGACAAGTTCTTTGATAAGGGTGCTATGCAGTATACTGACTCAAACAAGCTGATAGCAAGCATAGGCAGAGTTCAGATCGGCATAAACAATGCATCGCACTCACAATCAGCCTCGACACTGATAAACAGACTGTTCTCACGCATGAAGGACAGAGCCATAGTTACACAGGCCAAAGCACTGATATCCCGAGAACGGGAACACACTTACAGCCGCATAAAACTACAGGAGTTCATTGTGTCTGCTGTGGGCGGAAACGGCTGTGACAGCATATTCAGAAGCTTTGACAAGCTGGGACTCCCAAATGCCGCGGTGTATATTTTTGATAAGCCTCTGGATCTCGACGGCGAAAATAATCCTACTTTTCCGGAGTATATCTACCTCAAATGCATTATGCGCTCGGGAGACCTCTATATGCTTTCGGAGGACAGACAGAAATGCAGAACAGCAGATATTTTTCTCCGCAACGAGCTTTCAGTCAAAAGTAACGGGTATATCACCTTCCCCATACTATGCGGCAGCAGAGCATACGGTCTGCTGATGTGCGAGATAAGCGACGAGATCTGCGAAAACGGCGAGTTTATCGCCCTGGAACTCGGCATGAGCCTAGCACTGAAAGAAAACAGCCCGTAG